The Gammaproteobacteria bacterium genome contains a region encoding:
- a CDS encoding TolC family protein, translating to MKAIQMVVLLVSVLAASTAHGADLLTVYQQAQQNDATYLAAEQAYKAAEQNSPIARSALLPQVNLSASTTNDHTELK from the coding sequence ATGAAAGCGATTCAAATGGTGGTTTTGCTGGTATCGGTCCTGGCCGCCAGCACGGCGCATGGCGCCGACCTGCTGACGGTGTACCAGCAGGCGCAGCAGAACGACGCCACCTATCTGGCCGCCGAGCAGGCCTACAAGGCGGCCGAGCAGAACAGCCCCATCGCGCGCAGCGCCCTGCTGCCCCAGGTCAACCTGTCGGCCAGCACCACCAACGACCACACCGAGCTCAAGGA